TGACAGGCAGGCGTGTTGACTACTACACTAACACCCCAAGAAACATTCAGCTAATGTTTATAGCAATACTTAAGGGTAAAGTCAAATAGAGTCTAAAAATATGCCTGTAACGATTAAACCACTTCCGACAATGTGCAGTATGAAAAGCAAAAAATAAATCCAATTAAAAAACGCAGGTAAGCCAGGCTTTTAGGATCAGCACAGGGTCCCTGCTGGAGTAATTTTGTTATGGTGGGTACCAGTCCCCAAAAAACACAGGCTAGGGCAACATAAAATAAACTCATCAGCTTCCTCTTAAAAACAATTTTTGAAACTCTCTTATTTTGCTTTGCACATCTTCTGAACATACTACTGCTGAAATCGCACATAATCCGTCCGCACCGGCTTTTATTACTTCAGGAGCATTTAAAAGGTTTATTCCCCCTATCGCAATAAAAAGTAATAACCGTAGAATTTCACTGAATCCCTACCTTCTGTAAAGCGTCTACCAAATTTTTTCCAAGGTGATACTTTCTCTTTCCTCCCTCCGTTGGCATTACCCAGAGTTTACTGGAGGCCGGTTTTTTCATCTAATCCATACAGGAGGTTCATATTCTGCACAGCCTGGCCTGAAGCGCCCTTGACTAAATTATCTAAGGCTGACATAACTATGAGGATATTTTTACTCTCATAGAGTGCAAAACCAATATCACAGAAATTTGTGTTAGTAACGTTTATAGTCTGAGGTTCTTTGCCTTCACCCAGCACCCGGACAAAAGGTTCGTCCTTATAAAATGTTTTATACAGGCTGGCAATTTCAGTCAAAGATATTTTTCTTAATATTTCGAAATATAAAACCGAATACATTCCCCGCTCCTGAGGCACGACATGAGGCGTAAAAATGATTTTACACTCCTCAGGTTTTTCTGTTAAGAGTGATAGTTCCTGTTCCATTTCAGGTATATGGCGGTGTTTCCCGCCGGTTTTATATGCGAATGTGTTTGGAAGCCCCGCAGCCAGGTATTTTTTTACAAATTCTCTGCCTGCCCCGGAATACCCGCTTTTTGAATCAATAATTATTGACGTTTTCTTAACGAGTTTGTTTTTTAAAAGGGGCATGCTTCCCAAAATTACTGATGTCGGATAACATCCCGGATTAGCGATTAGTTTAGCTTTTGAAATTTGTGTTTTGTAGAGTTCAGGCAGGCCATAAACTGCTTCCTTGAGCAGCTCAGGGCATGGATGTTCCAGTTCATAATATTTTTTGTAAGTAGCAGGATTTTTTAAACGGAAATCCGCGCTTAAGTCGATTACTTTCTTGCCGGCCTTTAAAACTTTTTTGGCGATTTGTGCAGAAGTGCCGTGCGGTAAAGCAAGAAAAACCACGTCAGTATTTTTAAGCTCAGATTCCTTCAAGTTATTGTCAATATCCAGGCTGGTGCAATCAATATCTGGAATATTTTTTAAATTTGAATATATTTCCGAAAGTTTTTTCTTCGGCTTGTCAAAACGGCTGCTTAAAAATTTTATTTCAATACCTGGGTGTTGAAATAAAATTTTTATTAATTCTTCTCCGGCGTAGCCGGTAATGCCGATAATACCAACTTTAATCGCGTTCATTTTCTTTGCCTTTATTTTTGGGGTTTATTAAAGCCACTATTTCACCTTTAATTTCTTTTCTTTGCGAAATGTCATCGTAAACTTCGGATAAAGTTCCTCTTATTATTTCCTCGAATTTCTTTGTCAGTTCTCTTGCAATAACGCACCGGGTATTTTCCGCTTCCGCGAAGATTTCTTTGCATAACCTGATAGTTTTTACAATTCTGAAGGGCGATTCATAAAATATTATGGTTTTTTCTAATTCTGCCGCTTTCTTGAGTGCTTTTTTTATCTTGCCGGGTTTCCTTTGCAAAAAGCCCAAGAATATAAATCCATTTGCAGGCAAGCCGGAACAAACAAGAGCTGAAATTAATGCTGAGGGGCCAGGGATGCTTTCAACAGTTATGTTATTTTTCAGCGCTTCTCTTACAAGTTCTTCGCCCGGATCAGAAATCCCCGGAGTCCCGCCGTCAGTAACATAGGCAACATTTTTCCCGGAAAGCAAATTTTCAATTAAGAAATCAGTCTTGGAGTTTTGGCTGTATGAATGGTAACTGACAAGTTCTTTTGATATAGCATAATGGTTCAGTAAAATTTTTGTCCTTCGGGTATCTTCACAAGCTATAAGGTCAACTTCTTTTAAGGTTCTAATGGCGCGTAAAGTGATGTCTTCAAGGTTTCCAATCGGTGTGGCAACCAGGTAAAGGACCGCGGTCATTTGTTTTTGTTCTCTTCATGTGTCAACGTTTTTAAAAAGGCTTCAACCACTTTTGGGTCGAGCTAAGTTCCTTCACACCTTTCTTGCCAGGTAAGATTGAAGTTTTTGTTTTGTCCGGTCTAATTCCACATTTACCCTCTTTCCTAATAAAGTATCAATCTGGACAATAAACCGATTAATATAGAAAGTGAAACACTTGAAATAATGTTTATTTTACTAAAATCGTGAGTTGGTTTATATAAAAATACGCGGGCTAATAAAACAACAATTACCATCATCCAAAAGCGTCCGGGCAGCAGAAAACACCCGAATATTGTTAGCCTTTCTAGCATAAGGTGATACTTGCCTTTTAGCCCTGTTGCAATATGTTCCGGTCCGTAAATGAGCTGTTCTATATAGTAAATGAAAATAGAACTAAAGTGGGTAACCAGAATAAGCAATATTGCGATTACAACCCAATGCTCAGAAATGGAAAATGATGTATCTATCGGAGAAAACAAAAATATCAGGATAATGTGAATGAACTGGTCCCAAATAAAAAATAGGAGGTTGTCAGAAGATCCCCCTTCTTTTATACTCCAAATACGGTAATAGTCTTCACCGAAATGGATAATGAAAATAAGCATTACGCATAGCCATCCGGGCAGCTTCCACCAGACATCAAACAAGTAGTGCGTTGTAAGGCCTGAAAAGTTATCTGAGAATACACATAACACCATTGATAGAAGTAAAAATATACCTGAATGAGCTAGGGCCCCGAAAATGCTTTCTCTTTTCCATTTTGCAATGAAATTGGTCTGCAGAGTGAAATCAGTTAAAAAATGCGCCAATAAAAGACGCCAAAAAATTATCATGAGAGTTTCCTTTTCACATCGTAAATGTTGACTGGTTTTGTCTTGCCTTTAACCTTGACTTCACCCAAATGGGTTGCATCGATTTTGTCTTTGACTATTTCATAAGTGAATTCGGAAATTATCATTTTAGTATTATACTGCCTGGTTAATGATTCAATCCTGGCGCCCAGGTTTACATTATCACCGATTACCGTATAATCCATCCTTTGAAAGGACCCCATGTTTCCTACGATCATTTCTCCGGAATTTATGCCTATGCCTATGTCAATAATGGGTTTGCCTTCCTGTTTCCATTTTTCCTGCAACTGGTTAAGTTTGTCAAGCATGTCAAAGGAACAGTTAATGGCCATCATTGCATGGTCTTCCTGCTGCAACGGCGAATTCCAGAATGCCATTATTTCATCCCCTACAAATTTATCCAGGGTTCCTTCATATTTAAAAACTATTTCTGTCATGGCGCTTAGATATTCATTTAAAATACTTACTACTTCTTCAGGAGGGTATTTCTCGGAAATAGTTGTGAACCCTCTTATGTCGGAGAAAAATACGGTCATAAATTTTTTTTCACCGCCAAGTTTTAATTTATCGGGGTTTTCAGCGAGTTCTTTTATTACCTGAGGGCTCATATAAGACGAAAAGGTTTTTTTAATCCAGCGTTTCTCCTTTTCTTCGGTTCTGAAGCGGTAGCCCATAATGCCTATATATGATGCAGTCATGCCTAATGCAGGTTTTAAAAAATCCAGGTGCAGGTTGAATTTTGAGAATAGAAGATAGGTGAAAATGAAGTATGCAATAAGGCTGAAAATATACAAAAACACACCGGTGACTGCTTTAATACGTATCACCAATTGGCTTATGAAAACGGTTAATAAAAGCGTGACAGCTATTACTATAAAAGCATGCACTTCACGGATGTAGTTATTGTTAATTACGTTGTCGATTACATTGGCGTGAAATTCTACGCCCGGGAAAATAGCTTCAAATGGGGTAGTGAAATGGTCAAAAGCTCCGGTTGAAAGAGAACCTATAAGCACAATTTTGTTTTTGATCCATTCTTTTGGGAATTTGTTGTCATATATCAGGGAAAATGAATAGCGGGTATAGGTGTTTGCAGGGCCGTGATAATTCACTAGAAAAGCTTCGGGTATTTTGAGTTCTTCCGGTGTTTTACCCAAATATTTTGCACCCAGGTGCATGTCAAAAGAATAATAGGTATGATCTTCGAAGTTTCTTTTGAGGGCCGCCAGCCTTAATACACCGTCCGAGAGGT
Above is a window of Elusimicrobiota bacterium DNA encoding:
- a CDS encoding adenylate/guanylate cyclase domain-containing protein — protein: MKKNHTILGLIVSLVAILIVFLLWWTGTSDVWENKFFDYKFKVRGANDVSKNIVIIGIDDDSSAMFGRWPWPRSIISQGVKYLKSAGAKVIGADILFIESSQDKSQDTALNQALAYSKCVVGATVFDQIPENIVETIDGKIVYRETTKEVLTLPNKTFRKSFIATGFTNAYPNLSDGVLRLAALKRNFEDHTYYSFDMHLGAKYLGKTPEELKIPEAFLVNYHGPANTYTRYSFSLIYDNKFPKEWIKNKIVLIGSLSTGAFDHFTTPFEAIFPGVEFHANVIDNVINNNYIREVHAFIVIAVTLLLTVFISQLVIRIKAVTGVFLYIFSLIAYFIFTYLLFSKFNLHLDFLKPALGMTASYIGIMGYRFRTEEKEKRWIKKTFSSYMSPQVIKELAENPDKLKLGGEKKFMTVFFSDIRGFTTISEKYPPEEVVSILNEYLSAMTEIVFKYEGTLDKFVGDEIMAFWNSPLQQEDHAMMAINCSFDMLDKLNQLQEKWKQEGKPIIDIGIGINSGEMIVGNMGSFQRMDYTVIGDNVNLGARIESLTRQYNTKMIISEFTYEIVKDKIDATHLGEVKVKGKTKPVNIYDVKRKLS
- the argC gene encoding N-acetyl-gamma-glutamyl-phosphate reductase; the encoded protein is MNAIKVGIIGITGYAGEELIKILFQHPGIEIKFLSSRFDKPKKKLSEIYSNLKNIPDIDCTSLDIDNNLKESELKNTDVVFLALPHGTSAQIAKKVLKAGKKVIDLSADFRLKNPATYKKYYELEHPCPELLKEAVYGLPELYKTQISKAKLIANPGCYPTSVILGSMPLLKNKLVKKTSIIIDSKSGYSGAGREFVKKYLAAGLPNTFAYKTGGKHRHIPEMEQELSLLTEKPEECKIIFTPHVVPQERGMYSVLYFEILRKISLTEIASLYKTFYKDEPFVRVLGEGKEPQTINVTNTNFCDIGFALYESKNILIVMSALDNLVKGASGQAVQNMNLLYGLDEKTGLQ
- a CDS encoding thiamine phosphate synthase; its protein translation is MLRLLLFIAIGGINLLNAPEVIKAGADGLCAISAVVCSEDVQSKIREFQKLFLRGS
- the rsmI gene encoding 16S rRNA (cytidine(1402)-2'-O)-methyltransferase, with the protein product MTAVLYLVATPIGNLEDITLRAIRTLKEVDLIACEDTRRTKILLNHYAISKELVSYHSYSQNSKTDFLIENLLSGKNVAYVTDGGTPGISDPGEELVREALKNNITVESIPGPSALISALVCSGLPANGFIFLGFLQRKPGKIKKALKKAAELEKTIIFYESPFRIVKTIRLCKEIFAEAENTRCVIARELTKKFEEIIRGTLSEVYDDISQRKEIKGEIVALINPKNKGKENERD
- a CDS encoding DUF3307 domain-containing protein, whose product is MIIFWRLLLAHFLTDFTLQTNFIAKWKRESIFGALAHSGIFLLLSMVLCVFSDNFSGLTTHYLFDVWWKLPGWLCVMLIFIIHFGEDYYRIWSIKEGGSSDNLLFFIWDQFIHIILIFLFSPIDTSFSISEHWVVIAILLILVTHFSSIFIYYIEQLIYGPEHIATGLKGKYHLMLERLTIFGCFLLPGRFWMMVIVVLLARVFLYKPTHDFSKINIISSVSLSILIGLLSRLILY